The Manihot esculenta cultivar AM560-2 chromosome 11, M.esculenta_v8, whole genome shotgun sequence genome includes a region encoding these proteins:
- the LOC110626650 gene encoding GDSL esterase/lipase: MASVAYSIFILSLFVFTIVNLHPVSSEFDEYFFIFGDGLYDSGNTEYIIPDEYLPVYHSPYGNTYFKHGTGRYSDGRLIPDFIAHKVGFPDFIPPALNTSANFTYGANFASEGASVFDIQQNNSLNFRNQVRHFIELIKEWRADLQNITEVNRRLKKAVLLINIGTPDILNANITSNTTDAQLETITTEVIGNISDKIKVLYDLGARKFVFQTPPPLGFLPYVKQTRNDSIISVKLNIVALLVVDELYAALMEIKQLNPAFNFTIFGDFFPIFWRVLLPPLFGFNESRVACCGNGTVRGQGCGVLGYEYCVCGNKTEYLFFDGTHYSEAANKQLVELMWDKKSGYIVPYDLKDFFEISNSTSLKSAT, translated from the exons ATGGCAAGTGTAGCTTATTCCATCTTCATCTTAAGTTTATTCGTTTTCACCATTGTCAATCTACATCCAGTTTCCTCTGAGTTTGATGAGTATTTCTTCATCTTTGGAGATGGACTCTATGATTCAGGCAATACTGAATACATAATTCCTGACGAGTATCTTCCCGTTTATCACTCCCCATATGGCAACACTTATTTTAAACATGGCACAGGAAGATATTCGGATGGTCGCCTAATTCCTGATTTTATTG CTCATAAGGTTGGCTTTCCTGATTTCATTCCCCCGGCCCTCAACACTAGTGCAAATTTCACTTATGGTGCCAATTTCGCTTCAGAAGGTGCAAGTGTTTTCGATATTCAACAAAACAATTCA CTGAACTTTCGAAATCAGGTTAGACACTTCATAGAATTGATAAAAGAATGGAGAGCCGACCTACAAAATATAACCGAAGTCAATAGGAGGTTGAAGAAGGCTGTTCTCTTAATTAACATAGGGACTCCTGATATTTTGAATGCTAATATCACTTCTAACACCACCGACGCTCAATTGGAAACTATTACAACGGAAGTGATTGGGAATATTTCGGACAAGATCAAG GTGTTGTATGATTTAGGAGCAAGGAAATTTGTATTTCAGACTCCGCCGCCCCTTGGCTTCCTTCCATATGTTAAGCAAACGCGCAATGATTCCATTATTTCTGTAAAACTGAATATAGTAGCACTTTTGGTAGTTGATGAACTATATGCGGCGCTCATGGAGATTAAACAACTAAATCCAGCATTCAATTTTACAATCTTTGGGGACTTCTTTCCCATTTTCTGGAGAGTATTATTACCTCCACTTTTTG GATTCAACGAAAGTCGCGTCGCATGCTGTGGCAATGGCACAGTTCGTGGCCAAGGTTGTGGAGTTTTAGGTTATGAATACTGCGTATGTGGTAATAAGACAGAATACTTGTTTTTTGATGGGACTCATTATAGTGAGGCTGCTAATAAACAACTAGTTGAACTGATGTGGGACAAGAAATCAGGTTACATAGTACCTTATGATCTTAAGGATTTCTTTGAAATATCGAACTCCACATCTCTCAAGTCTGCAACTTAA